In Nostocoides sp. HKS02, the DNA window CGATCTTCTGAGCCAGGGTGTCGGGGTTGACCTGGTAGGGCAGCTCGGTGACGACCAGGCACTGCCGGCCCTGGATCTCCTCCACCTCGACGACCGCACGCATGATGACCGAGCCGCGACCTGTGCGGTACGCGTCCTCGATGCCCTTGCGGCCGAGGATGAGCGCACCGGTGGGGAAGTCGGGGCCGCTGATCCGGGCCAGCACCGCGTCCAGCGTCTCCTCGCGGGTCGCCTCGGGGTTGGCCAGCAGCCACTGGGCCGCGGCGGCCACCTCGCGCAGGTTGTGCGGCGGGATGTTGGTGGCCATGCCGACGGCGATACCCGAGGAGCCGTTGACGAGCAGGTTCGGGAACCGGCTCGGCAGGACGACCGGCTCCTGGGTCTTGCCGTCGTAGTTGTCGCGGAAGTCGACGGTGTCCTGGTCGATGTCGCGGACCATCTCGAGGGCCAGCGACGCCATCCGGCACTCGGTGTACCGCGGCGCAGCGGCCGGGTCGTCACCCGGGCTGCCGAAGTTGCCCTGCCCGTCGACGAGCGGGTAGCGCATCGACCAGTCCTGGACGAGACGCACCAACGCGTCGTAGATCGAGGCGTCTCCGTGCGGGTGGTACTGACCCATGACCTCGCCGACGACGCGCGAGCACTTGTTGTAGCCGCGGTCGGGCCGGTAGCCGCCATCAAACATGGCATAGACCACGCGGCGGTGCACCGGCTTGAGGCCGTCCCGCACGTCGGGCAGCGCGCGACTCACGATGACGGTCATCGCGTAGTCGATGTAGCTGCGCTGCATCTCGGTGTTGAGGTCGACCGCTTCCGTGCGGTCGTACTCGATGGGCGGTATCTCAGTCATGAATTCCCTTGTCCCTCAGTGCGTCTCAAACGATTCGGTATGCCGCGGGGCTGGTTTCACGTGGAACCTCGCCACCCGGCATACGAGTGTCAGATGTCCGTCAGATGTCTGGTCAGATATCAAGGAAGCGGACGTCGCGGGCGTTGCGCTGGATGAAGCCGCGGCGACTCTCGACGTCCTCGCCCATGAGGATCGCGAAGATCTCGTCGGCTGCCGCGGCGTCGTCGAGCGTGACCTGCAGCAGCACCCGGTGGTCCGGGTCCATCGTGGTCTCCCACAGCTCCTGGTAGTCCATCTCGCCGAGACCCTTGTAGCGTTGGATGCCGGCGTCCTTGGGCAGGCGCCACCCCTGGGCCAGCCCGGCCGTGACCATGGCGTCGCGCTCGCGGTCGGAGTACGCGAACTCGTGGGCGTGGTTGCTCCACTTGAGCCGGTAGAGCGGGGGTTGGGCGAGGTAGACGTAGCCCTCCTCGATCAGCGGGCGCATGAACCGGAAGAGCAGCGTCAGCAACAGGGTGCGGATGTGCAGGCCGTCGACGTCGGCATCGGCCATGAGCACGATCTTGTGGTAGCGCGCCTTGGTCTTGTCGAAGTCCTCGCCGATGCCGGTGCCGAACGCCGAGATCAGCGCCTGGACCTCGTTGTTGGCGAGCACCTTGTCGATGCGGGCCTTCTCGACGTTGAGGATCTTGCCGCGGATCGGCAGGATCGCCTGGTTGTGCGGGTTGCGACCGCGCACCGCCGAACCGCCAGCCGAGTCACCCTCGACGATGAAGACCTCGGAGATCGAGGGGTCCTTGCTCTGGCAGTCGCGCAGCTTGCCGGGCAGGCCGCCGGACTCGAGCAGGCCCTTGCGGCGGGTCGCCTCGCGCGCCTTGCGAGCGGCCATGCGCGCGGCCGCGGCCTGGACCGACTTGCGGACGATGTCGCGTCCCTCGGTGGGGTGCGCCTCGAGCCAGTGGCCGAACTCGTCGGTCATGGCGCGCTGGACGAAGCCCTTCACCTCGGAGTTGCCGAGCTTGGTCTTGGTCTGGCCCTCGAACTGCGGCTCGCCGAGCTTGACCGACACGACCGCGGTCAGGCCCTCACGGATGTCGTCGCCGGTGAGGTTGTCGTCCTTGTCCTTGAGGAGGTTCTGCTTGCGCGCGAAGTCGTTGATGAGCTTGGTCATCGCCGCGCGGAAGCCCTCTTCGTGGGTGCCGCCCTCGTGGGTGTTGATGGTGTTGGCGTAGGTGTGGACCGACTCGGAGTACGCGGTGGTCCACTGCATCGCCAGCTCGAGCGATAGCTGGCGCTCGGTGTCCTCGGACTCGATCGAGATGATCTCGGCGTGCACGGGCTCGGACTTCTTGGACGACACCAGGTGGGTGACGTAGTCGACCAGGCCGTTCTCGTAGCGGTAGGAGATCTGGCGCGGCTTCTTCTCCGTGGCGTCCACCGTCTCGGCGGCGTCCTCGGCACTCTCCGGCTCGCGCTCGTCGACGAGGTTGATGGTCAGGCCCTTGTTGAGGAAGGCCATCTGCTGGAACCGCGCCCGGATGGTCTCGAAGTCGTGGTTGGTCGTCTCGAAGATCTCGGGGTTCGGCCAGTAGGTGATGGTGGTGCCGGTGCGGTCCGACGCCTCCTGCTTCTCCAACGCCTCGACCGGCACGCCGTGGTCGAAGGACATCCGGAAGGCGTGGCCCTTCTGGTGGACCTCGACGTCGAGCCGGGAGGACAACGCGTTGACCACCGAGGAGCCGACGCCGTGCAGGCCGCCGGAGACCTTGTAACCGCCGCCGCCGAACTTGCCGCCGGCGTGCAGCTGGGTCAGCACGAGCTCGACGGCCGACCGGCCCTCGGCCGGGTGGATGTCGGTGGGGATGCCGCGCCCGTTGTCGGCCACCCGGACCCCGCCGTCAGCCAGCAACACCACGTCGATGGTGTCGGCATACCCGGCCAGTGCCTCGTCGACGGAGTTGTCGACGATCTCCCAGACGAGGTGGTGCAGACCGCGCTCACCAGTGGAGCCGATGTACATGCCCGGACGTTTGCGCACGGCCTCGAGGCCTTCGAGCACGGTGATCGCGCTGGCGTCGTAGTCCGAGCCGACCGGCACCCCCGCGAGCTCGGCCTCGGCCTGCTCGCGGGCCACCTCGGCCTGCGCGGCGGTCAGGTGCTCGGTGGTGCCCTCAGGGGGCGTGGTCTCGTCTGGCGTCAGGTCGGCCTCGGACACAGTGCTCCTTCTCCGGTGGTGCACCCCGCCGGGAACCGATCCCCACGGCCGTGCACCCTGCTCATGGCACGCGACCAGACTGGAGACCAGCTGGTCGCGAATTCACCTCAGAGTCTACCTGTCGAGGGGGTCAGAGCTCGCGTCAGGAGGGCCGTGAGCCCACATTTGCGCCAAAAACCTGCCCCGGGACGGTCCCCGGTACGCGACCCGGCCTTTCAGGGCCCGATTCTGGCCTTCTTGACCTCGGGCGCCGCCGCCTGCCGCCCGCCCTCGGTCGCGTCAGCCGTAGGTGTCGCGTGGGCCGGGCCCCTGGGCTCGACGCAGGCCCTTGGACCACGACGGGGCACTCGGCCCCACGAGCTTGAGCGCCGTCACCGTCCCCTTGCCGACCTCGCCCTCGAGCCGCCCCATGATCGCGGACTCGAGCAGCTGGAGCTGCACCATCCAGGCAGTCGAGTCGGCACGCACCGTGAGCACCCCGAACTCGAACGTCACCGGGGTGCAGTGCTGGGCGACCTCGGCGCCGACGATGTCGGGCCAGCGCCCCATCACCGAGCCCACCGCGACGTCGACCTTCCAGCCGCGGTCGGCGAGCAGTCGGTCCATCTGGTCGCCGAGCAGCTCCGGGTCGCGGCCGTCGCGGGGCGCCCTGGTGGTCGGCACTCCCGGTCGCCGGGCCCGCATCGGCTTCAGGCCGGGGCGCAGCCCCTTCTCCCGGGCCGCCGCCCGGGCGCGCAGCAGGGCGGCAGCCGCGGCGTCGTCGGCGTCGTCCGCAGGATTGCTCGGACGGTCCGGGTCGTTGGGGTCGTTGGGGTCGTTGGGGTCGTCCGCAAGGTTCGTCGTGGCGTCGTCACTCACGGGGCACCACCGTCCCGAGCGACACCGCGAACGTCTGCCCCACGAGCGAGGCCGGCACGTCGGCATCGACCGCGGCGGTGATCAACACCTGCTCGCAGTCGGCGATCATCGCCGCCAGGCGCTCGCGCCGGCCGGTGTCCAGCTCGGCGAAGACGTCGTCGAGGATGAGCACCGGATCGTCGCCGAGGTCGTGGCGCAACAGCTGGTATGCCGCGAGCTTGAGTCCCAGCGCGAACGACCAGCTCTCCCCGTGGCTGGCATAGCCCTTGGCGGGCAGGTCGCCGAGTCCGAGCACGAGGTCGTCGCGGTGCGGCCCGGCCAGTGACACCCCGCGCTCGATCTCACGGTCGCGCACCTGCGTCAGGGTGGCCAGCAGCTCGGCGTGCAGCTCACCGATCTCGGGCACGTCGCCGGCCGCGATGCGCTCGGCGCTCTCCTCGCGCAGTGAGCTGCGGTAGGAGACCCGTGCGTCGGACTGGCCGGCGCTGACCTCGTCGTAGGCCTTGGCGAGATAGGGGCCGAGGTCGCGCAGCAGCCGTAACCGGGCGTAGAGCAGTTGCGATCCGACCGTGGCGAGGTTCTCGTTCCAGATGTCGAGGGTGTGCAGCGCCGAAGCACGGGCGTCATCGGCAGGCTCGTCGCCGGGCCGCGGCCGGTGGCGAGCACCCCGGCGCAGCACGGGCTGGGCCGACTTCAACAGGGCGTTGCGCTGGCGCAGGATCTTGTCGTAGTCCGCCCGGACGCCGGCCCAGCGGGGCTGACGGGCGACAAGCAGGTCGTCGAGGAACCGTCGGCGCTCGGAGGGGTCGCCCTTGACCAGCGCGAGGTCCTCGGGGGCGAACAGCACGGTGCGCAGGGTGCCGAGCACCTCCCGGGGCCGGGTGACCGGTGAGCGCCCGAGCCGGGCGCGGTTGGCCCGGCCCGGGTTGAGCTCGAGCTCGACCAGGGTCTCGCGCCCGTCGCGCACCACGACGCCGCGGATGATCGCCTGCTCCGCGCCGAACCGCACGAGCGGCTGGTCGGTGGCGACCCGGTGGCTGGAGAGCGTGGCGAGGTAGCCGATCGCCTCGACGAGGTTGGTCTTGCCCTGGCCGTTGAGGCCGACCAGCGTCGTGATGCCGGGCTGCAGGGGGAACTCGGCGGCGGTGTAGCTGCGAAAGTCGGCGACGGACAGGTGACGGACGTGCACGCGCTCCCGATCAGGCCTTCTTGGCGGTGCGCCTGCGCCCTGTGGTCGCCCCCGTGCCCGACGACGGTCCCGCAGTCGCGGCCTTGCGACCCTTGGCAGCAGCCTTCGCCGCGCTCTTGGTGGGCTTCTCCTTCGAGGCAGCCTTCGCCGCCACGGCCTTCTCGTGCTTGGGCGCACCCTCGGCGCGGAGCTTCTCGCCCTCGGCGACCGACATGACCTGGTGCCCACCGAAGCCACCGCGCAGCGCGGCGACGGCCTGCATCGTGGGGGACTCCTGCTGACGGGAGGCGAACCGCGAGAACAGCGAGGCCGAGATCACCGGCATCGGCACCGAGTTGGCGATCGCCTCCTCGACGGTCCAGCGTCCCTCGCCGGAGTCCACGGTGTAGCCGGACACGTCGTCGAGGTGGGGGTTCTTCTCGAGGGCGTCGACCAGGAGGTCGAGCAGCCAGGACCGCACGACGGTGCCGCGGGTCCACGCCTTGAAGGCGCCCGGGACGTCGGTGACGATGTCCTTCGCCTCGAGCAGCTCGTAGCCCTCGGCATACGCCGCCATGAGGCCGTACTCGATGCCGTTGTGCACCATCTTGGCGTAGTGGCCGGCCCCGACCTTGCCGGCGTGGACGAAGCCCTCGTCGCGGGGACCCTCGGGCCGCAGCGCGTCGAAGATCGGCATCGCCTTCTTCACGTTCGCCGGGGACCCGCCGACCATGAGGCCGTAGCCGTTGTCCAGGCCCCAGATGCCGCCCGAGACGCCGCAGTCGAGGTAGCCGATGCCCTTGGCCTTGAGGAGCGCCTCGTTCTCGAAGTCGTCGGTGAAGCGGCTTGTTGCCGCCGTCGATGACCATGTCACCCTTGTCGAGCAGGTCCGCGAGCTTCTCGATGGTCTGCCGGGTCGGGTCGCCCGACGGGACCATGACCCACACCGTGCGCGGGGCGTCGAGCGCCTTGACCAGCGCCGCCATCGTCTTGACGTCGGAGACCGCGGCGTTGCGGTCGAAGCCCACCACCTCGTGCCCAGCGCGGCGGATCCGCTCGCGCATGTTGCCGCCCATCTTGCCGAGGCCGATCAGACCGAGCTGCATGAGAGGTGCCTTCCCTGTCGAGCGAGTGGAGGTGACGGAGCGTGAAGCCTGCGTCGCGGCATACGGCCCGCGGGGCGCGTGCTCAGGCTACGCCCGGGTGAGGTCAGCTCGCGAAGCGAACAGGCATCAGGACATAGCGGTAGGAGGTGTCGGCATCGCCGTCCTCCTTGTCCTGGCCGGACAGGACGGCCGGGCGCGAGGGCTGGGTGAACGACAGGCGCGAGTACTCGGTGCCGACCGCGCCGAGGCCGTCGAGCAGGAACTGGGGGTTGAACGCGATCTCGATCTCAGGACCGGTGAGCACGGCCTCGACGGCCTCGGACGCCTGGGCGTCGTCGCCGGTGCCCGCCTCGATGGCGACCTGGCCCTCGCTGAAGCGAAGCCGCACGGGGGTGTTGCGCTCGGCGACCAGGGCCACGCGCTTGACGGCCTCGACCAGGTCGGCGGTCTTGATGACCGACTCGGTCTCGACGGTCGTGGGGAAGATCGAGGTGACCTTGGGGTACTCGCCGTCGAGCAGCCGGGTCGTCGTGCGGCGCTGGCCGGCCTCGAACCCGACCAGCCCCTCACCGCCCGCCGAGGAGCCCAGGGCGAGGTCGACCGTGCCGGACGCGCCGAGCGCCTTGGCGGTCTCGGACAGGGTGCGGGCCGGGACGAGCGCGACGTGGGACGCGTCGCTGGCCTCGGGGTTCCAGGTGAGCTCGCGCATCGCCAGCCGGTAGCGGTCGGTGGCGAGCAGGGTCATCTTCTCGCCGTCGATCTCGACCCTGACCCCGGTGAGGATCGGCAGGGTGTCGCCGCGGTCGGCGGCGATGGAGACCTGGGCGACGGCCTGGGTGAAGACGTCGCCGGCCACGGTGCCGCTGGGCGCGGGCGAGGTGGGCAGCGTGGGGTAGTCGTCGGCCGGCATCTGCATGAGGCTGAACCGTGAGGAGCCGCAGGTCACCGAGACCTTGGACCCGTCGGTCGAGATGTCGACCGGCTTGGACGGCAGGTTGCGCGAGATGTCGGCCAGGAGCCGGCCGAGGACCAGCACGGTGCCCGATTCGGACACGTCGGCCGCGACGGTGATCTTGGCGGAGACCTCGTAGTCGAACGCCGACAGGGTCAGCGTGCCCTCGTCGTTGGCCTCGATGAGCAGTCCGGCGAGCACGGGCACCGGCGGGCGGGCTGGCAGGCCACGAGCCACCCACGTCACGGCGTCGGCGAGCACCTCACGTTCGACCCGAAACTTCACCGTCACTACCTGCCCTTCGCGTGCGGCGTGGCCGCGGTCAAACTTCAAGAATGTGATTGCGGACTGACCCTAGTGCTCGCACGACACCGGGCCAACCCGGATCGGGTAATCCGCACAGCTGTCCGGGTCGGGGGTGGGCTGGTGGGTGGGCTGGTGGGTGGGTTCAGTCTTGGTACTCGGGGCTGGACCCTTGAGTAGATGGATTTCGTCATGGTCTTAGGGGCTGTGGATTCTGTGGACAACCGGTGTCGTCGCAGGTCAGTGGGCCTCCAGCCCTGTGTATGCCGCGTGGACGAGTCCTCGGACAAGCTGAGGCTGCCTGTGGACGGGGATCCGTCGCCCACAGGGTCTCCCCACGGCATACCCACTCGTCCCCAGGTGACGGGCCCGTCGTGCACGCCTTGTCCACGGGTTGTCCACAGCTGTGGGCGAAATCAGCCGATCGGCCGATGGCGGTGAGGCTCGTAGACATACCCACAGAGTTGTCCACAGGCTGTGGACGGGCCGCTCAAGCGGGCGAGGGGTCGTCCGGCGCTCGTGGGCGCAGGTGACGAGAGGGTGAACACGCAGGCACAGCTGTGGACAAAGGTGTGGAGAAGGCACCCTCAGCGCGACTGCTGCTTGATCCGGTTGGTGAGCTCGGTGACCTGGTTGTAGATCGCGCGGCGCTCGGCCATCAGCTGGCGGATCTTCTTGTCGGCGTGCATGACCGTGGTGTGGTCTCGGCCGCCGAACTGCTGGCCGATCTTGGGCAGCGACAGGTCGGTGAGCTCGCGGCACAGGTACATCGCGATCTGGCGCGCCGTGACGAGCACCCGAGAGCGGGACGACCCACAGAGGTCCTCGATGGTCAGCCCGAAGTAGGCGGCGGTCTGGGCCATGATCGTCGCGCTGGTGATCTGCGAGCCCTGCTCGTTGGGGATGAGGTCCTTGAGGACGATCTCGGCCAGGCCCATGTCGACCGACTGGCGGTTGAGGCTGGCGAAGGCGGTGACCCGGATCAGCGCGCCCTCGAGCTCGCGGATGTTGGTGGAGATCCGCGAGGCGATGAACTCGAGCACCTCGTCGGGGGCGCTCATCTTCTCCTGGATGGCCTTCTTGCGAAGGATGGCGATGCGGGTCTCGAGGTCGGGGGGCTGGACGTCGGTGAGCAGGCCCCATTCGAACCGGCTGCGCATCCGCTCCTCGAAGCCGGACAGCAGCTTGGGCGGCAGGTCGCTGGTGATGACGACCTGCTTGTTGGCGTTGTGCAGGGTGTTGAAGGTGTGGAAAAACTCCTCCTGGGTCTGCACCTTGCCCTGCAAGAACTGGATGTCGTCGATGAGCAGGACGTCGACGTCGCGGTAGCGACGCTGGAAGTTGGACGCCTTGTCGTCACGGATGCTGTTGATGAAGTCGTTGGTGAACTCCTCGGAGTTCACGTACCGCACCTTGACGTGGGGGTACAGGTTGCGGGCGTAGTGCCCGATCGCGTGCAGCAGGTGCGTCTTGCCGAGCCCGGACTCGCCGTAGACAAAGAGCGGGTTGTACGCCTTCGCCGGCGCCTCGGCCACTGCGACGGCGGCCGCGTGCGCGAACCGGTTGCTGGCCCCGATGACGAACGTGTCGAAGGTGTACTTCGGGTTGAGCCGGGTCGCCGACTCATCGGTGATGCTGGGGACCTCGTCACGCGGCCGACGCTGCGTCTCGGCGTGCCGGGCCATCGGGTACACGTTGTCGGGCTGGGCCGGCGCGGTGCTCAGGCCGCTCAGGCCGGGGCCGCCCTGATGACCGCTCGGAGCGCCCGTGCCGCTTGGCCCGCCGGACCCCTCGTCGAGACCGTCGGTGTCCTGGTCGAGGTGGCCCTCCTCGAGGGAGAGGTCGACCGTCACCGCCAGGTGCACGGTGGTGCCGAGCTGCGAGGACAGGGCGTGGGTGACCTCGTCGCGCACCCGGGTCTCGACGACGTCCTTGGTGTAGTCGTTGGGGACCTTGATCAGGGCGGTTCCGTCGAGCAGTCCCGAGAACCGAGCGAGCGTCAGGAAGGCGCGCTCCCGTGCTGGCAGGCCATCGGCGTCGAGAGTGGAGATCGTGTTCTGCCAGATCTGAGCGAAGTCCAGATCTGCATCACTCACGGGTCCCACATCCCTTTCGACGGTGGTGGTTGTTGCTGCCCTGTCTCCGGGTCAT includes these proteins:
- the gyrB gene encoding DNA topoisomerase (ATP-hydrolyzing) subunit B, which translates into the protein MAREQAEAELAGVPVGSDYDASAITVLEGLEAVRKRPGMYIGSTGERGLHHLVWEIVDNSVDEALAGYADTIDVVLLADGGVRVADNGRGIPTDIHPAEGRSAVELVLTQLHAGGKFGGGGYKVSGGLHGVGSSVVNALSSRLDVEVHQKGHAFRMSFDHGVPVEALEKQEASDRTGTTITYWPNPEIFETTNHDFETIRARFQQMAFLNKGLTINLVDEREPESAEDAAETVDATEKKPRQISYRYENGLVDYVTHLVSSKKSEPVHAEIISIESEDTERQLSLELAMQWTTAYSESVHTYANTINTHEGGTHEEGFRAAMTKLINDFARKQNLLKDKDDNLTGDDIREGLTAVVSVKLGEPQFEGQTKTKLGNSEVKGFVQRAMTDEFGHWLEAHPTEGRDIVRKSVQAAAARMAARKAREATRRKGLLESGGLPGKLRDCQSKDPSISEVFIVEGDSAGGSAVRGRNPHNQAILPIRGKILNVEKARIDKVLANNEVQALISAFGTGIGEDFDKTKARYHKIVLMADADVDGLHIRTLLLTLLFRFMRPLIEEGYVYLAQPPLYRLKWSNHAHEFAYSDRERDAMVTAGLAQGWRLPKDAGIQRYKGLGEMDYQELWETTMDPDHRVLLQVTLDDAAAADEIFAILMGEDVESRRGFIQRNARDVRFLDI
- a CDS encoding DUF721 domain-containing protein, which gives rise to MSDDATTNLADDPNDPNDPNDPDRPSNPADDADDAAAAALLRARAAAREKGLRPGLKPMRARRPGVPTTRAPRDGRDPELLGDQMDRLLADRGWKVDVAVGSVMGRWPDIVGAEVAQHCTPVTFEFGVLTVRADSTAWMVQLQLLESAIMGRLEGEVGKGTVTALKLVGPSAPSWSKGLRRAQGPGPRDTYG
- the recF gene encoding DNA replication/repair protein RecF, with product MHVRHLSVADFRSYTAAEFPLQPGITTLVGLNGQGKTNLVEAIGYLATLSSHRVATDQPLVRFGAEQAIIRGVVVRDGRETLVELELNPGRANRARLGRSPVTRPREVLGTLRTVLFAPEDLALVKGDPSERRRFLDDLLVARQPRWAGVRADYDKILRQRNALLKSAQPVLRRGARHRPRPGDEPADDARASALHTLDIWNENLATVGSQLLYARLRLLRDLGPYLAKAYDEVSAGQSDARVSYRSSLREESAERIAAGDVPEIGELHAELLATLTQVRDREIERGVSLAGPHRDDLVLGLGDLPAKGYASHGESWSFALGLKLAAYQLLRHDLGDDPVLILDDVFAELDTGRRERLAAMIADCEQVLITAAVDADVPASLVGQTFAVSLGTVVPRE
- the dnaN gene encoding DNA polymerase III subunit beta; translation: MKFRVEREVLADAVTWVARGLPARPPVPVLAGLLIEANDEGTLTLSAFDYEVSAKITVAADVSESGTVLVLGRLLADISRNLPSKPVDISTDGSKVSVTCGSSRFSLMQMPADDYPTLPTSPAPSGTVAGDVFTQAVAQVSIAADRGDTLPILTGVRVEIDGEKMTLLATDRYRLAMRELTWNPEASDASHVALVPARTLSETAKALGASGTVDLALGSSAGGEGLVGFEAGQRRTTTRLLDGEYPKVTSIFPTTVETESVIKTADLVEAVKRVALVAERNTPVRLRFSEGQVAIEAGTGDDAQASEAVEAVLTGPEIEIAFNPQFLLDGLGAVGTEYSRLSFTQPSRPAVLSGQDKEDGDADTSYRYVLMPVRFAS
- the dnaA gene encoding chromosomal replication initiator protein DnaA; translation: MSDADLDFAQIWQNTISTLDADGLPARERAFLTLARFSGLLDGTALIKVPNDYTKDVVETRVRDEVTHALSSQLGTTVHLAVTVDLSLEEGHLDQDTDGLDEGSGGPSGTGAPSGHQGGPGLSGLSTAPAQPDNVYPMARHAETQRRPRDEVPSITDESATRLNPKYTFDTFVIGASNRFAHAAAVAVAEAPAKAYNPLFVYGESGLGKTHLLHAIGHYARNLYPHVKVRYVNSEEFTNDFINSIRDDKASNFQRRYRDVDVLLIDDIQFLQGKVQTQEEFFHTFNTLHNANKQVVITSDLPPKLLSGFEERMRSRFEWGLLTDVQPPDLETRIAILRKKAIQEKMSAPDEVLEFIASRISTNIRELEGALIRVTAFASLNRQSVDMGLAEIVLKDLIPNEQGSQITSATIMAQTAAYFGLTIEDLCGSSRSRVLVTARQIAMYLCRELTDLSLPKIGQQFGGRDHTTVMHADKKIRQLMAERRAIYNQVTELTNRIKQQSR